The DNA region CTCCCCAGGGCCCGGCCATGGGCGAGCCTCTGGAGTTCACGGAAAAGCCCTTCTGCCGTATCGACAAGAACTCCTACACCGTGCGCAGCGAAACTTACGGCATGGTGCAGTTCGTCAAGAACTTGCTGAGCATCAAGCCGGCCTTCACCGTGCAGGAGAACGGCCTGGCCCTGGTGGCGGACATCTTCGCCCAGGACAACGAGGGCCGGCCGTTCACGGCCGCGCGCTACCGGGACATATTCGCCATGCTCGACTTCGTGGAGGGCTTTGACGAGCACGCCGTGGACCAGGCCATCGCCAGCGCCAAGGAAACCGGCGCGGCCCAGCGCATGAGCACCGTATGCCGCGGCCGCAAACCCGTGCATGGCATCGACGGCTGGTTCGAGATGCTCTACCAGGACGAGCGCAGCGCCGTGGGCTCCCAGTCCAAGGACGGCTCCATCGACTTCCGGGAGCGCGGCGTGGTCCGCTCCGTCAAACAGAACGAGCTCATCGGCATACTGCATCCGCCCGTGCCCGGCACGCCCGGCCGGGATATCTTCGGCCGCATCGTCCCGGCCTCGGACGGCCGCCCCTTCGACCTTGTCTGCGAGGAAAACGTGGCCGTGCTGGAGGACGGCAAGACCTATTACGCCACGCTGGAGGGCATGGTCTTTCTGCACGGCAACCAGCTCAACGTAACCGACGTGTACAAGACCAAGGGCGACGTGAACCTGACCACGGGCAACCTCTCCCTCGAAAAAGGCTCCCTCTACGTCTCAGGCTCCATCCTCACCGGGTTCAATGTCTACTCCCCGGCCAACGTCTATGTGGAGGAGGTGGTGGAGAGCGCCAACGTCAAGGCGGAAGGCTCCGTGGAGGTCAAAGGCGGCATCATCATGGACGGCGGAGGCCAGGTGCGTGCAGGACAGAACATCTCGGCCCTGTTCATGAAGAACGCCAACGTCGTTGCGGACGGCAACGTGATCGTGAAGCACGAGATCTCCACCTCCGAGGCGCGCGCAGACGGCAAGGTCATCGCCATGGCCGGGCGCGGCAAGGTGTTTGGATCGCAAATCCATTGCGGCGAAGGAATGGAGGTGCAGGAGTTGGGCAACGAAGCCGGCGTGGAGACCATTGTCCATCTGGGCCGGCAGCTGCAGCTCGACCCGGCCCTGATTGCACGGAAAAAGGAGCTTACTTCCCTGCTGGACAAGATTTACGACAAGCTCGGCTCTGATTCGCCCAAGGCCATTATGCAGCGGACCAGACCTGATCTGCGCGAGTCCGTCAAAAAAATTCTGCAGACGCGCATTCAGGCAGCGAAGGAGCTTGCGGAAATCACCAACGCCATCCGCGAGGAACGCGCCAGGCAGCGCCGGGACACCCAGGCGCAGATCAAGGTCCACAAGCTCGCCTACCCGGGCGTGATTATCCACGGCTACGGCTCGCGGCTCGACATCACCGAAGCGACGGCCGCCTGCCGCATCTACTTCGACCAGTCCGAAAACATGCTCGTCATCGGCACCTTATGATTTTTCCTGGCAGAACCCCGCCGGTTTGACCTCCTGCGTTGAATGCAGTATGAGCGCCTGTCTGCTTCAGTCATCGAATCGAATCGATTCAACTTGATTCAACAACGCAACCACACCTCCATTAAGAGAGCGTTCCACTATGTTCAACGATAAGAAAGTTGTCGTGGTCATGCCGGCCTACAACGCCGAACTGACCATCGAAAAGACCCACGCCGAATGTATGGCGCAAGGCGTTGTCGACCAGGTCATCGTGGTCGACGACTGCAGCAAGGACGCCACCGTCTCCGTTGCCAACAACCTCAAGGACACGCTGGTCCACAAGCACGAAACCAACAAGGGCTACGGCGGCAACCAGAAATCCTGCTACCGCCTGGCGCTGGAGCATGACGCGGACATCGTGATCATGGTCCACCCGGACTACCAGTACACGCCCAAGCTCATCCCGGCCATGACCACGCTCATCGGCAACGATCTCTACGATTGCGTGCTCGCCTCCCGCATCCTGGGCGGCTACGCCCTGCGCGGCGGCATGCCCATGTACAAGTACGTGGCCAACCGCGCCCTGACCTTCATGGAGAACGTGCTCGTGGGCGCCAAGCTCTCCGAGTACCACACGGGCTACCGCGCCTTCTCCCGCCACCTGCTGGAGACCCTGGACCTCTCCCCCACGTCCAACGACTTCGTCTTCGACAACCAGATGCTGGCGCAGGTTATCTACGCCGGTTTCGAGGTCGCCGAGGTGAGCTGCCCCACCCGCTACGAGCCCGACTCCTCGTCCATCAACTTCAAGCGCAGCTGCATCTACGGTCTCGGCTGCCTGCGCACCGGCCTGGACTTCCGGCTCTGCAAGCTCGGCTTCAAGGAGCACCCGCTCTTCCCGCCGGATCTCAAGAAGAGGAAGAATCCCAGCTGCAAGGCGTAAGAGAACGTAATGCTCACCCTGCTGCGCGCTCTGTGGACTCTGATCCGATGGGTCTTACTCACCGTTCTGCTGGTTGAGCTCTGCTCCTTCGCCGTCATCACCGTTTCCAACCTCGTGATCTACGGCAATCTGCGCGAAGGGAGCCGCGTCTACTACGATCCCTATACCCTCTTCCTCAACCTGGAGGGTCCGAAAAAGACTGTTCCGCAGCCGGAGTCGCCGAAGTCCATCATCTGGTGCTTTGGCGGCTCCACCATGCGCGGGCAGACGGACAACCCTGCAGCAACCATCCCCAGCTTTCTCGCCAGAAAGCTGAGCGCCGACGGACATGACGGCGTGCTCGTCCGCAACTGGGGCGAGGACTCCTTCAACAGCCTGCTGGAAGCCAACTACCTGCAGAAGCTCTCCATCGAGCAGAATGAAACGCCCGACCTGATCGTATTCTACGACGGCGCCAACGAAAGCGTGTACTTCTCGCAGTACCGCACGCCATACGCACACCACGGCTACCGCCGTCTCAGGGCGCTCATAGAGAGCTATCACCGGAGCGCGTTCGGGCTGCTCAAGCCGATCAACGCCGCGGTCCAGGCTTCGTTCACCAAGGAGCTTGTAGACAAGTTCAAGCAGGTGGCAGTGCCCGTCGACAAGGACGACCCTGCTTTCATCATGTTCGCGAATCTGGTGGAGCAGCGCTACGCCCGTCTTGCACAGGAAGCGCAGTATCGCGGCGCCCAGTTCGCCGTGGTCTGGCAACCAGCCATGTGGGCGGAACATGGAGATGTCGCACCGGCGGTCAAGGCGCTGGAGCAGGACCATTTCATCAATACCGAGCGGTTCGGCACAATGCGGTCCAACTTCCAGACCGTATACAACACGCTGCGCTCCCGGCTGGGCAAACACGACTTCTTTGTCGATTTCTCCAACGCCCTTGTCGACAGAACCGAGGCGGCGTACCAGCCCGATGGCGTGCATCTGACGGATGCAGGCCGGGAGATGGTCGCAACGAAGCTCGCACCGGTGGCGCTGGAGTACATGTCGCGCTCAACGCGCTACAGAAAGCGCCTGCAGGCGACCGCGAATCCTGCGGGGCAACAGGCACCCTTGCAGTCTCCCGGATCGGATCGGCCAGACGCTCCTGCCCCTACCGCTCCTCCGGCGGAGACGGCCCCGGCTGCGCAGTAAGCCACCTGGCTGCCGCCCTCCTCTACTCTTCATGGCCGCGGGCAACGCCCGCACCTCTTCCAAACGGCCCAAGCGGGATTTCAGATCGGCCATTGCCGGATGCGCACGCCGGGAACCTTCCTCAGCAAAAGGAAACGGCGCCTTGCGGCGCCGTGTGGTGGCCTTACTTGGCGGCTGCCTCGCGCCGTCTGGTGGCGCACAGCGGCAGCTCCTGTCCGCCGGACAGGAGCACCACCCCGTCGATGCGGTTGCCGTTGTCGCTGATGGTACCCTTGAAGGAGTGGCCGCTGCCGTGAATGCCGGTGATGGTGTTGCCGTGAATCAGCCCGGCGATATGATAGGTGGTTTTACTGCCCAAGGGGCTGATGCTGTAGACCACGCCGAAGATGCGGTTGGCGAGCCCTTCGTGCACGGCCTCCGTGCCCTGCTCCAGATGCGCCTCCAGCCTGACGGCCAGGAACTGGCCCTCCCAGACTCCGGTCACGTTCCAGGGCGTGGGCGGGGCCTGCGTGTTCTTGGCTGCCTGCAAGGGTGTGCCTGTCGCGCCAAGGATGACGCACAGTGCCAGTATGGCTATGGCCAGAAATCGAAAAGAAAGAGATGGGCGTTTCATTTCGTCTCCTTTGAACGCCCGGCGCGTTGCGCCGCCGAACGGATGTCGATGAGTCTTTGATGCGGTCCTATCCGCTCTCCGGGAAAACGCTCCTCGTCGAGAAGCGCAAACTGCCCATGCGCCTGTTGCACCACATCGACTATGTATTCGTCAAATGGGGCGAAGAACGGCACGCCGCCGCGGTAGGTGTCGGAGCGGTGCGGTGGTTTGGGCGCCGTCTTGGGCGCGCCTAGCGATTCCGCTACGCTGGCGATGGGTTCCGCAGCCCAGGAGGCCCACCCCGGTAGACCGAGCGCTTGGGACAGGGGCATGTACTCCTTGGCCGGATGCAGGAACTCCGGGCTGTAGTTGCGGTCGTCCACGACCAGGTAGTCGATGCCCTCTTCCTGGCACATGCGAATGATGGCCTCGGCGTCGTCCGAGTAGTAGGCGCCGAAAATCTTGTACAGCCGGGGCTCTACCTTGTCCCACAACCCCACGCACCACGGCTGGGACGTCTCGAACGTGGCGTAGACCCGGCGGCGGCCAAAGGTCAGCACATCATCCATAAGCGCGGGATGGCCGGCAATCACGGCATCCTTGTCCGTGCGGCGCACGGCCTCGTACAGCGGCGCGTACTCCTCGTAATGGTAGAGCCCTTCCCCCTGCAAGCGCGCGCCTGCGAGCATTGCCAGGGCGAGGACCAGGACTGCGCCCGCCACGCGCCAGTTGCGTCCTGTGGCTAACCGGGCCGTGGCTGCTCCCAGGGGGATGCCCAGTGCGAGGCACCAGAGTATATGCACGCTGTACTCGATGTACCGCTCCGGCAAGAACAGCTTGAGCAGCACAAGGCTCGACACCCAGTACAGCAGCAGCGAGGCGGCAATGATGGCCGCAATGGACGCCGAGTTGCGCGCCGCCGTGCGCCACGGCGCCTTACGCACAGTCATGAGCAGTAGTATGCCAAAGCAGACAGCGGCCACACCGCCCAGAGCCGGCCCCCAGACCTGGAAAGGCATGAGCTTTTCCAGCGGGCTGAGCAGCGCCAGCTTGAAAAGCGAAGGCGTGGGGAAGATGTCCAGCCGACCTGCGTCCGTAAAAATGACGCGGCCGACCATGTTCGCCTTGCTTATCAGCGGGCCGAACCCTGCCGCAGTGAGAGCGAGATTGAACGCCAGGGTGACGGCCCCGCCCACGGCAAAGGCCGCAGCGATGGTGATGGTGCTCGCGCCGGCCGGCAGCGCCTTCTGCTTGCCATGGGTCATGTCCCACAGCCAGGCCAGGCCGAACGCCCCGGCGCACAGGGCGAAGATGTATGGAATGAACAGCGCCTCCAGCACGAGGCAGAGCAGCGCCAGCCGGCCGCGATCCGCCGTCCACGCCCAGAGCAGGCAGACCAGCAACGGGCCTGCAAATGCGCGGGCCAGGCCGCCGGAAATGTTGTGCAGAAAGTATGGGTGGAGCCAGAACACGGCCAGCGCGGCGAACCCAATGTAGCGGCCCAGACTGCCGCCGCCGACGATGCGTCGGGCCAGGCCGAAAACCGCCCCGCCCATGAGCGTGTACAACGCGCCGGCCACGAACTTGGAGACGATGAGAGGATCGCCCCCGAAGAGTGCAAACAAGCGGTACAACCCGCGCACGCCCCACGAGACGTACTGCGCCGAAAACTGGGTCAGGATATCGCGGGGGGAGTAGAGCTGCGGATCGATCCAGGAGCGCATCCAGAAAAGCTGCTGGCGCACGTCGTCGTTGACGACAAAGGGATCGAACAAAAATCGCCCGTGGGCGATGAGAAAGATGAACGCCGTAATCGCAAACGCCGCCGGGAGGTCCCGGCGGCATGTGTCAAATGTCGTTGTCTGTTCTGCCTTAGGAGTTCCGAGCATGTATGGCCATGGAATCCCGGCTCGCACCGTCTGCGGAAAGTGCCGGCAGCCCGGGCCGTCATGCGGCGGCGGACTGCAATGGCCGCTGGACGGCGGCTACTTCTTGATGACGACCTCGACCTTGAACCCTTCGCGCAGCAGCAGGTCGGGGTTCGGCGCGGTCAGCTCCACTTCATAGTAGGAGGGCTGGTCCAGGCCGGGCGAAATGGGGGTGAGGGCGATGTAGCTGACCTCGGCCGGGAACTTGCGGTCCGGATAGCTGCCGAGAGTGAAGAAGCACTTCTCGCCGGGCACGATGCGGCTGGCTTCGAGCTCGAAAAGATGTGCGCGTATGACCATGGGATCGAGCACGCCCACGATGGCCACATTCACATTCTTGGGAACTTCCTGGCCAACATAGAGGTCAGGGTTCAGGCGGAGCACGTGCCCGTCAAACGGCGCAATCGCAGACACGACCTTGGGCACGTGATCGAAGTCGACCTCGTCGCTGAGAACATCCTTCAGGTTCTCCACCCGGTCCTCAATGGCGGACCTGGTGTTGTCGTACGTACGCGCAATGGATTCACGCTTGCGCTGGAGCAGATCGAGTTTGGTGCGCTGCTGCTTGACCGTAGCTGGAGCGGCAAAGTCGTTGTCCGCAAGCACCTGAATCTCATTCATATCCTGCCGCGCCTGCTGGATTTGCGCATCGATTTCGGCAAGCTGGGTCTTGATGTCGAGAAGCGGCTCGGTGGAGACGCTATCCAAAAACTGCTTATACGCTACATCCAGCAGTTCGACGGTCACCAAAGGCTGATCCTCCTTCACCGGGTCACCGACCTTGACCAGGATGTCCTTGATCTTGCCGGCGCCGGTGGTGGCGACATCCTGCTTGCGCGAGCTGTAAACCTTGCCCTGGAAAATGATGTCGTCAGGATTGAGCCCATCCTTATCCGTGGGGGTCAGCTGCTGTTGCGTATCCGTGGTCATGGCAGTGCCGTTATCCGTCAGCTGCGTCATGGCCGAGTGCTCCGAGGCGTTCTGCTCCGTTGCATTGCCGGTGGAAGCAGTCTGGTTCTGAGCGAACGCAGGAACGCACAGCACGGCAACCACCACAGCGGCGGCAACCATTACCCTGAGATTAATGAGAATATTGTGCAGCATCGACATAGGATGTATAGAGATGTCCGGTGAACTTCCGGAATTCGAACAGCTTGAGGTCATATTCAAACTCCTTGGAAAGAAGAACCGTGCGCGCGCTGAGGCTATCTTGAAGCGCACCGATGTACTCGGGGAACGGCAATGATCCCGATTTGAATTGGATTTCCGCCTTCTGCTTTTTCAGCGCGTCTATCTCCGCTTCGTTGTGAGCGAGCTTCAAGTTTGTGGCCAGCTTGAGGGCGTCGTTGCGCATATCAAGGAAATCAGACCGAAACTCCAGCGTCTTGGTGCGGTATTCCGCGCGGACTTTCCGGATGCCCCTCTTTTCGCGGACAACGTTGCGGTAGCGCTCTCCCCAGTCCCAGAGTGGAACGACGAACCCGATGGTCGCCATGTAGACGTCATTGTTCGAGCGCGATGAGTACTCCCTGTTTATTCCGAAGGAGTACTGGGGAAAATACTTGGCATATGCAAGCGTGAGCTTGTCTTTCTGCAACAAGACATCGATGCGCCTTTGCTTGAGCTCGATGGAGTTCTCAATGGCGTACTCCAGCGAGACATTACGAAAGTCGAAGTCTCGAAGCAGCTGTTTTCTGGCATCCTTGAGATCGAGGGTCACCGCCTGCTCGGGCATGAGCCCCAGAAAACCTTTGAGCCTGTCCAGCGCCACCAGTCTGTCGGAGTCGGCCTGGTCGCGTTTCTGCTGCGCTTCCTTGAGCGCCTTGTCCGCAATAAGCACGTCCAGGGCGAGGCCCCAGCCCTCGTTGTAGCGTTTGGTTGCGAAGGCCTTGTTCTGGTTGGCCAGCTCCACGCCCTTGACGTAGTTTTGCTTGAGCTTGTCCAGAAAATTCAGTGTCATGTAGACCTTGCCGATGCTTCCGAAAACATCGTCGATCACTGACAGATGCTCAAGCACGGCATAGTCGGTCAGGAGCTGCTTGGACTCGATGGAAAAATATGCGCGGATAGGATCGTAACTGCCAAAAGAAAAATTGAACGAGAACGGCTTACTGGTACGATCGTCCGGGTTGTTCAAACGGATGTTGGACGTCAGGTAGAAGTCCGGCAGCAGATCGGCGCGCGTATCCCAGACATCGAGCCGCTTGACCTTGATCTCCACGGCACTGGAGACGAGCTGCGGCGATTGCTGCAGGGTAAGGCGCAACGCATCGTCGAATTTCAGGGGCTCTGTAGGAACGATGGGCGCCACGTCCTCCTCGTTTTCGTCGGCAGCCAGACCGGGCGAAGCGAGGACGCACAACAACACCAGTACGAGTGGAACCAACCGTACGAGTATGTACGCGAGGTTTCGAAGCAAGCGGGGAATAAGCGTCACGAGGATGTCCTGATCAGCCTTCAATGAGATTGCCATCGCGCAGGACACATTGCCTCGTGCACTGCTCGGCGACGTCGGGATCGTGAGTTACAACCACCATTGCCGTCTGGCTATCCTTCACGAATTCGCGGAAATAGCTCATTACCAGATCGCTATGTTTGAGGTCAAGCTGACCTGTCGGTTCATCGGCGAAGATAATCTGCGGCCTGTTGACCAGCGATCTGGCGATGGATACGCGCTGCTGCTCACCACCGGAGAGCCTGTTGGCTGGATGGTGGATGCGGTGCGTCAAGTTCACGCGTTCCAGGGCCTCTTCGATCATCTCTTTACGTTTGCGGCGGGGAACGCCGCCGTACATCAACGGGAACTCCAGGTTCTCATACACGGTAGTGTGTTCGAACAGGTTACAGCTCTGGAAAACAAAGCCGGCAAACTTGCGCCTGAACTGCGCCTGCTGGCTTCTGGTCAGCCGGGCCACCTCTTCGCCCAGGGCCATGTAGCTGCCGGAGCTTGCCGAGAGCAGAAGGCCGAGGATGAAAAGAAAGGTGGACTTGCCCATGCCGGAAGGTCCCATGATGGAGACCATCTCTCCAGGAAAGACGTCGAGATCCACGCCCTTGAGTATCTCAATGCTCTCGGAGCCTGTCTCGTAGCTCTTTCGTAGATCGCGGACCTTGATCAGCGGTTCCATGGTGATGCGTTCCGTATCGTTTCCCAAACGAGGCTATTCGTATCGGATGGCGGCGACTACGTCCATACGCGCAGCGGACAGTGAAGGATAGAAGCCCGCGCCGATGCCGATAAAGAGAGCAAAGGCGATGCTGGCTGCGCCATAGACGTAGAACTGGTCGAGCGGCGGCGAGGAGTGCAGAATATGCGCGGCCGCCAGAACGCCGGCGTACCCCAGCCCCACGCCGAGTATGCCGGCGGTCAGACTGAGGCAGGTCGATTCGGAAAGGAACTGGATCATGATGTCCCAATCCTCGGCGCCCATTGCCTTTTTCAGGCCGATTTCACGCGTTCTGGACTTCACCGCGGTCATCATGCCGTTCCAGATACCGAAGCCGCCCAGACCCAGGGTGGCCACGATGGAGAAGTAGACGAACATCTCCACCCACCAGACGATGCGCTTGATATGCTTGAGCGGCTCCCAGGCCACCTCCACCGTGAGGGTATTGGCATTCTGGTGCTGCTTGATGACCTGGGGCAGGGCCGCCGCCACCAGGGGCACGTCGTCCCAGGTGTTGCAGCGGATGTAGAGCCGCCGCGGCAACAGGTTGAACATACGTGCGCGCAGGGTGTTCAGCGGTACATAGGCCCATTTGGCGCGGTCGATCTGGTTGCCGGGGTCCAGCGTGCCGACGATATGGTAGAGGGCCGAGTTGATCATGACCCGCTCACCCACCACATCGGTACGGCCGAAAATCTTTTCCGCGGCCAGCTCGCCCAGCACGACGACGCGGTGGCGCTTCTCCTGGGCCTCTGCCCCGAAGAGCTCGCCCTGTGTGGCTTTTATGCCCATCACCGTCCAAAAGTTCTCATCCACGCCGAACATGGGGATGTTCACTTCGCGGTCGTCCTGGGTGGTCTGCCCGGCCGCCAGGGTCAGCAGGGTCGTACCGTTCACGCCGGGAATCTGGTCTACGGCATCCACTGTAACGTCATGGAACCACTCGGGACGGGCCATCTGGGACTCGCTGGTGGAGCCCTGCTCGAAGAATGCCTTGATGATGGTCGCGCCGCCCAGGAGGTCCAGGTCCTTGTTCAGGTTGGACTTGACCTCCTCGCCCATGGTCAGAATGACGATGAAGCCGGCCGTGCCAAGGGCAATAGACAGCAGAACGCCCAGGTAGCGCTTGTGCTGTCTTATGACTTGGCGGAAGCTTACGCGTAAGAGGTCGCTGGTTTGCAGCATGTCTGGCGACAAATCCGTATAGAACGGCTCGTATTCATTCGTTACCGGTAACAGTAATTACCGTACGGGAAGACCGCCCGGGGGCGCCTTCCTCAAGAAAAGCATGCCATCGCAGGAGAGTTCGTTGTCGGCGCGGCCGCTATGGAGCGGTCGGGGGGGTGTCGCCGGGCTGTTCCGGCGACGTCATGGCGCCCTCGGAGTCGACATCCTGCTTGCAGATACCGTACTTGTGCGCGACATCGGACAGGGCATCGAGCACCTTCTCAATATGCTTGTCCTCGTGCGTGCTCATGAAAGCAGTACGGATAAGTGCATGGTTCCAGGGAACCGCCGGGTACACGGCCGGCAGCGCAAAAACGCCGCGCGCGAACAGCTCCCGCGAAATCTTCATCGCCTTGAGTTCGGACCCGACATGAATAGGGATGATAGGCGAATCATTGTCGTCCACGCACAGGCCGATCTCCTTGAGTCCCTTGCGGACCTTGCGGTTGACCTCCCACAGGCGTTCCACACGCTCGGGCTCCTTCTCCAGAATGTCGATACACTGGATCACAGCGGCTGCGCTTGCCGCGGGCAGCGCGGCGGAGAAAATAAGGGTCTTGGAATCGTTCCTCAGGAAGGCGAGCACGTCCTCGTTGTCGGAGGCAATGAAGCCGCCAATGGAGGCCATGGCCTTGCTGAAGGTGCCCATGATGAAGTCGACCTTGTCGGTTACGCCGAAATGGTTGGCCGTGCCGCGGCCGTGGCTGCCCATGACGCCCAGCCCGTGCGCGTCGTCCAGATAGACGATGAGCTCGGGGAAGTCCTCCTTGAGCTTGACCAGCTGGTCGAGCACGGCGACGTCGCCGGACATGCTGAACACGCCTTCTGTAATAAGGAAGGCAGAGGCCTCCGGGTACTTCTCCATGGCGCTTGCCAGACGGCGGTGCGCTTCGGCAGCGTCGTTATGGGCGAAGTAGGTGATGCGGGCGCGCGAGGCCTTGCACCCTTCCATGATCGAGGCGTGATTTTCCTTGTCGAAGAGAATCAGGTCGTCAGGCTGCATCAGGCTCTTGATGGAGCCCAGATTGGTAAGGAAGCCCGTGGTGTGGACCACGGCCTTCTTCTTGCCCACGAACGCGGCGAGCCGCTCTTCCAACTCGTCATGGAGCGTCATGTTTCCGGAAAGGAAGCGGGAGCCGCCAGGGCCTGTGCCCCAACGGTCGATGGCGTCCTTGGCTCGCTCCACAACGCGCGGATCATGCGTCAGACCGAGGTAGTCGTTGGAGCCTGCCATGACAAGCTCTTTACCATCCACCTCCACCACAGGTCCCATGGAACGGGAGACTGGCTGGAAGTAGGCGTACAGTCCGGTCTGTTGTACGCCCTCGACCTGCTTCATGTATGGCGCTATGCGTTCTGCTATTTTCATGCTGGCAATTGTGTCCTGATGTGGGAGTTCTATCTCGCGGCGCCGGGGCCACGCGCGGGGTTCGGGGCCTCTCGCAGCGGCAGGTTCCTTGCGGAGCGTCGTTTACCGTAACGTCAAAAGATTCCGCTCTGCTATGGAATGTCGTTTACGCGGAGCGGTGCGTCTGTCCGATGCGGGAACTGCAGCTCCCGGAAAAACAACACGGCGCTTGCGCGTACTGGTTGACGATGCCTGCCCGTTACGTCGCGAACGAATGTGGGTTTCTACACGGCCCCACTTCGCCTTGTCAACAACGCGCACGCCTCTTCCAAACCATTTGCGATTCCATGTAATTCATTGCTCTTACCCTGTTCCAACGCTCCACGCAAGGAAACTTGAACCCAGCGAAATCTCGAATTTTATCCATTTTTGCAGCATGCCAGCCTCATATTCTTCGCCAACTATTTCAGACAGTGCTTGCGCTCCACGGCCCTCTGTCTGTAAGAACACCCTCGACGACCACTTGCCCCCGGCGCAAAGGTAGTATACTGCGCCTTTTTCCATTGCAGGGCACATCCAACGTCAGGCTTTTCATGACAGATACGCAATCTTCTGCAGGCGCATCCCACCGGATATTCCGGAAGTTCGCCTATCTCTTCAGCGCGCACGGGATACGTCAGGCTCTCGAGACCGTATTCCTCATATATCTGGCGCGGCACTCCTCGGAGACCTACGGCCAGTTCATGCTTGCCATCTCCGTGGGACAGATCATGCTTTTTGTGGCCGAGTTCGGCCTCAACCAGCACCTTGCCACCCTGCTCGCCCGCAAGAAGCATTACCCTTCTGTCATCCTCATGC from Oceanidesulfovibrio marinus includes:
- a CDS encoding DUF342 domain-containing protein, translated to MGRTIIHIDSDNEQAARKIAAERFRLSPDSIHIEPAGQDVFAASVKLPGPLTVRMDKDLLEARVDASPPEPGMRAPSRAEIMNILAAAGIKIPPKQVSLETLMQRLAQGEAVQNLLIAEGRPPQRSRDGNITPQGDWSFPVVPGDDIGVIVPAEDAQPGMLVTGTAMPPQGPAMGEPLEFTEKPFCRIDKNSYTVRSETYGMVQFVKNLLSIKPAFTVQENGLALVADIFAQDNEGRPFTAARYRDIFAMLDFVEGFDEHAVDQAIASAKETGAAQRMSTVCRGRKPVHGIDGWFEMLYQDERSAVGSQSKDGSIDFRERGVVRSVKQNELIGILHPPVPGTPGRDIFGRIVPASDGRPFDLVCEENVAVLEDGKTYYATLEGMVFLHGNQLNVTDVYKTKGDVNLTTGNLSLEKGSLYVSGSILTGFNVYSPANVYVEEVVESANVKAEGSVEVKGGIIMDGGGQVRAGQNISALFMKNANVVADGNVIVKHEISTSEARADGKVIAMAGRGKVFGSQIHCGEGMEVQELGNEAGVETIVHLGRQLQLDPALIARKKELTSLLDKIYDKLGSDSPKAIMQRTRPDLRESVKKILQTRIQAAKELAEITNAIREERARQRRDTQAQIKVHKLAYPGVIIHGYGSRLDITEATAACRIYFDQSENMLVIGTL
- a CDS encoding glycosyltransferase family 2 protein; the protein is MFNDKKVVVVMPAYNAELTIEKTHAECMAQGVVDQVIVVDDCSKDATVSVANNLKDTLVHKHETNKGYGGNQKSCYRLALEHDADIVIMVHPDYQYTPKLIPAMTTLIGNDLYDCVLASRILGGYALRGGMPMYKYVANRALTFMENVLVGAKLSEYHTGYRAFSRHLLETLDLSPTSNDFVFDNQMLAQVIYAGFEVAEVSCPTRYEPDSSSINFKRSCIYGLGCLRTGLDFRLCKLGFKEHPLFPPDLKKRKNPSCKA
- a CDS encoding SGNH/GDSL hydrolase family protein, with the translated sequence MLTLLRALWTLIRWVLLTVLLVELCSFAVITVSNLVIYGNLREGSRVYYDPYTLFLNLEGPKKTVPQPESPKSIIWCFGGSTMRGQTDNPAATIPSFLARKLSADGHDGVLVRNWGEDSFNSLLEANYLQKLSIEQNETPDLIVFYDGANESVYFSQYRTPYAHHGYRRLRALIESYHRSAFGLLKPINAAVQASFTKELVDKFKQVAVPVDKDDPAFIMFANLVEQRYARLAQEAQYRGAQFAVVWQPAMWAEHGDVAPAVKALEQDHFINTERFGTMRSNFQTVYNTLRSRLGKHDFFVDFSNALVDRTEAAYQPDGVHLTDAGREMVATKLAPVALEYMSRSTRYRKRLQATANPAGQQAPLQSPGSDRPDAPAPTAPPAETAPAAQ
- a CDS encoding efflux RND transporter periplasmic adaptor subunit, yielding MVAAAVVVAVLCVPAFAQNQTASTGNATEQNASEHSAMTQLTDNGTAMTTDTQQQLTPTDKDGLNPDDIIFQGKVYSSRKQDVATTGAGKIKDILVKVGDPVKEDQPLVTVELLDVAYKQFLDSVSTEPLLDIKTQLAEIDAQIQQARQDMNEIQVLADNDFAAPATVKQQRTKLDLLQRKRESIARTYDNTRSAIEDRVENLKDVLSDEVDFDHVPKVVSAIAPFDGHVLRLNPDLYVGQEVPKNVNVAIVGVLDPMVIRAHLFELEASRIVPGEKCFFTLGSYPDRKFPAEVSYIALTPISPGLDQPSYYEVELTAPNPDLLLREGFKVEVVIKK
- a CDS encoding TolC family protein gives rise to the protein MSCAMAISLKADQDILVTLIPRLLRNLAYILVRLVPLVLVLLCVLASPGLAADENEEDVAPIVPTEPLKFDDALRLTLQQSPQLVSSAVEIKVKRLDVWDTRADLLPDFYLTSNIRLNNPDDRTSKPFSFNFSFGSYDPIRAYFSIESKQLLTDYAVLEHLSVIDDVFGSIGKVYMTLNFLDKLKQNYVKGVELANQNKAFATKRYNEGWGLALDVLIADKALKEAQQKRDQADSDRLVALDRLKGFLGLMPEQAVTLDLKDARKQLLRDFDFRNVSLEYAIENSIELKQRRIDVLLQKDKLTLAYAKYFPQYSFGINREYSSRSNNDVYMATIGFVVPLWDWGERYRNVVREKRGIRKVRAEYRTKTLEFRSDFLDMRNDALKLATNLKLAHNEAEIDALKKQKAEIQFKSGSLPFPEYIGALQDSLSARTVLLSKEFEYDLKLFEFRKFTGHLYTSYVDAAQYSH
- a CDS encoding ABC transporter ATP-binding protein, with the protein product MEPLIKVRDLRKSYETGSESIEILKGVDLDVFPGEMVSIMGPSGMGKSTFLFILGLLLSASSGSYMALGEEVARLTRSQQAQFRRKFAGFVFQSCNLFEHTTVYENLEFPLMYGGVPRRKRKEMIEEALERVNLTHRIHHPANRLSGGEQQRVSIARSLVNRPQIIFADEPTGQLDLKHSDLVMSYFREFVKDSQTAMVVVTHDPDVAEQCTRQCVLRDGNLIEG
- a CDS encoding ABC transporter permease; protein product: MLQTSDLLRVSFRQVIRQHKRYLGVLLSIALGTAGFIVILTMGEEVKSNLNKDLDLLGGATIIKAFFEQGSTSESQMARPEWFHDVTVDAVDQIPGVNGTTLLTLAAGQTTQDDREVNIPMFGVDENFWTVMGIKATQGELFGAEAQEKRHRVVVLGELAAEKIFGRTDVVGERVMINSALYHIVGTLDPGNQIDRAKWAYVPLNTLRARMFNLLPRRLYIRCNTWDDVPLVAAALPQVIKQHQNANTLTVEVAWEPLKHIKRIVWWVEMFVYFSIVATLGLGGFGIWNGMMTAVKSRTREIGLKKAMGAEDWDIMIQFLSESTCLSLTAGILGVGLGYAGVLAAAHILHSSPPLDQFYVYGAASIAFALFIGIGAGFYPSLSAARMDVVAAIRYE